In the genome of Bordetella avium, the window GCGCGACCTTCCCTGAAGAGGTCTCGGCCGTCGTGGCCTATGTGCCGGGCGCAGTGGTGCATAGCGGACAGAACGCGGCCGACCCCAAGATCGGCCGCGAAGGGCCGACCTGGCTGCTGGATGGCAAGCCGCTCACCCACGTCTGGGAAAACAACCGCAGTGCCAGCTGGAAGCCCTTTGACGACGGCCCCGCGCCGCACCGGCACGAGCGCGCCATCCTGACCGCGCTGCAAGACCCGGATGCCGTGGCGCGCGCACGTATCCCGGTCGAGCGTATTCAAGGCCCGGTGATGCTGCTCTCGGCCACCGACGATGGCTCCTGGCCCTCGTCGCTGTACTCGGGCATGGTGCGTGACAAGCTGGCCGAGGTGTCGCATCCGCACGAAGTGCAATGGCTGGACTTCCAGGACGCCGGCCATTTGATCGTCTTTCCCTATGTGCCGACCACGCAGATGGTGTATGCCCACCCCGTGTCCGGCAAGATCAGCACCAGCGGCGGCAATCCCAAAGACAACGCCCGAGCCGACGAAGAATCGTGGGCCGGTGTTTTGCAATTTTTGCATGATGCGGTGGCCAAGGCCGCCGAAGGAGAGGCTTGATGACTACCCCGGATCTGGTCGATCAATTGGTCGGCCTCGCCCCCGGCCAGCCGCTGCACGCGGTGCGCCATCAGCGCGAGAAGGTGGTGCAGGCCACGCAAGGCAGCTTGGAGGCCCTGTTTGACCCCGCCCTGCCTGGCCTGCCGCTGAGCGAACGCCTGGCCGTCGCGGTCTACGCCTGCCGCCTGACGCCGGCGCCGGAACTGGCCACCTACTATCTGGCGCACCTGAAAGAAGCGGGCGCGGACGCCGCGCTGCTCGATACGGTGCAGCAAGATGCTCCGGCCGCCACGCCCCGCCTGGCTGCCATATTCGAGTTCACACGCAAGCTGATCATCAATCCGGTAGAGGGCGATGAGGCCGCGCTCAAGACGCTGCCCGAGGCAGGCCTGTCCACGCCGGCCGTGGTTGCCCTCTCGCAACTGATCGCCTTTCTGTCGTATCAGGTGCGGTTGGTCGCGGGCCTGAAGGCCATCCAATCGCTGGAGCAAAGCGCATGAGCACGCCCATCAAAGCCCACGGCTTCACCAATGAAAGCCTGGAATGGAAAGCCTGGTTGGATACGGTCAGGGTCGAGAGCGCCACGCCCGAGCAGATCGCGGTGCTGGAGGAAAGCCATCCCAAGGCCAAGACTTCCGACTACTACCTGTTCCTGATCCATCAGCCGGAAATCCTGCGCCAGCGCTCGACCGCCTTCAACGCCATCATGTATGCGCCGGGCGGGCTGTCGCGCGCGGAACGCGAATTGGGCGCTACGGTCGTCTCGCGCATCAATGGCTGCGTATACTGCGCCTCGGTCCATGCGCAGCGCTTTGAGCAACTGGCCAAGCGCAATGACGTGATCGCCGAGGTGTTCGACGATCCGCGCACGGCAGGCACGACCGAGCGCGAGCGCGCCATCGCCGCGTTCTCGGTCAAGATCACCGAAAATCCCGCCGGGCTGGATGCGAAGGACATCCGCGCCCTCAAGGAGGTGGGCTTGTCCGAAGGAGAAATCCTGGATCTGGTGCATGCCGACGCCATCTTCGCCTGGGCCAACCGCCTGATGCTTAATCTGGGCGAACCCATCTTCCCCCAAAGCTGAGTCGCCGGGGGGGGAGCCCCCCCGACTTTTGGGTACACTGCGGGTTTTAGGGGCTTGCCCAGTTCTGTTTCACCCATGTCCAAGACTTACGAAATCCGCCCTGACCAGTCAGTTGAGCTGCTCAAGGCCCTGCACATCCTGACCCGCGATGGCAAGATGAATCAGGATAGCCGGCGCAAGCTCAAGCAGGTTTACCATCTGTTCCAGTTCATCGAGCCGCTGCTGGCTGATGTCGCGGCGCGCCGTGGCCGCGTGACGCTGGCCGATCATGGTGCGGGCAAGTCCTACCTGGGCTTTATTCTCTACGATCTGTATTTCAAGAAACTGGCCGGAGATTCCCATATCTACGGCATCGAGACACGCGATGCCCTGGTGCAAAGCTCGCAAGACCTCGCCCTGCGCGCGGGTTTCACGGGTATGTCTTTTCTGAATCTTTCCGTCGCTGAATCCATCGTGTCGCCGCTGCTGCCCGAGACGATCGATGTCGTCACCGCGCTGCACGCCTGTGATACGGCGACCGACGACGCCATCCGCTTTGCGCTCACCAAGCGGGCCGATCACATCGTGCTGGTGCCCTGTTGCCAGGCCGAGGTCGCGGCAGCGCTGCGTCAGCACAAGAGCGCCTCGCTGGGCGACGCCATGGCCGAGCTATGGCGTCACCCGCTGCATACGCGCGAATTCGGCAGCCAGCTCACCAATGTGCTGCGCTGCCTCCAACTGGAGGCCCATGGCTATCAGGTCAGTGTGACAGAACTGGTCGGCTGGGAACACTCCATGAAGAACGAACTCATCATCGCCCAGCACAAGGCGGACCGCCCCCGCCGCAAGGCCGCACAACGGCTGAATGAAATGCTTGACCGCGTGGGCCTGCCGCAGTTGCACGAACGGTTCAGCGTCCCCGCAGACCTCTGATTTTGTCCTGATGAAGATGTTGTCGCGCGCCGCAGCGCCGCTTACCGCCGCCGTCCTTTGCCTGGCCAGCCAGCCCGCGCTCGCCGATGACTGCGACGCACCGCTGTCCGAAGAAAGCCATCAGGCCCTGGTCTGTGTGCAAACCGCGCTGGATAGGCAAAAATCGGCCCTGCAGGCGCGTTACGATGCGCTGCGCAGCAAACTGCCTGGGGAAGAAGCCAGCAAACTCGACCGCGATCAGGCTAGCTGGGCCAGCTTCGTGGAAGCGGACTGCGAGGTGTTTACCGACATGGCTGGCGGCGAGAACGACACCTGGCGCCAGACCTGGGGCGAGATCGCCCTGAATGCCTGCCGTGTCGAAATGATGTCGGCGCGGGAAGAAAGGCTGGGCCAGTACCAGACGCTCGTCAAGCGCCGCGGCGACCAGCGCGCAGCCATTTTCATGCCCTGAGGGGCTAGCTCACGCCCCGGCCGTCTTCCATCAAACCTTGCCAGCCATCGTGCCCCAGCTCGCGCAGGGTTTCGATGTTCTTCTCGTAGATCTCGGCGGCATCGGGGAAGGCCTCGACGGCACGATCGATGCTGTCCTCGCGCAGCAGATGCAAGATAGGATAGGGAGAACGGTTGGTGTAGTTCTCGATATCTTCAGGCTCGGTGCCGGCGAACTGGAATAAGGGGTGGAAGGTCGCCACCTGCAATTCGCCTACAAGATTCATCTGCTTGAGCAAACGCTCCGACAATTCTTCGAAGTCATTGAAGTCGTAGAAATCGTGCAGCGCCTCGGGCAGGATCAGCAAGGTGGTGTCCAGTTCTTCCGGAGCCGTATCGGCCAGCCGTTGCAATTCGGCTTCGAGATCGGGCAGCACGCCCTCAGCATCGGTGGCGTCGCTGACGGCGTAGCGGATCTGGCCCTTGACCTGAACGGCCTTGGCAAAGGGACAGAGGTTCAAGCCGATGACCGCGCGGTCCACCCAATGGCGGACCTCGTCGATGATGGCGTCGGCGGCAGGAGTGTTCAGGATCATGGGGCTACCTTTCAGGCCGAGGGCATGGCGGCCATCGTCTGAGCGACGGCGGCGGTCAGTTTCTTACCATAGGGCACGTGCAGAAACTCGTTGGGGCCGTGCGCATTGGACTTCGGACCTAGCACGCCGCACACCATGAACTGCGCCTTGGGGAAGCCTTTTTGCAGCATATTCATGAGCGGAATCGTGCCGCCCTGGCCGATATAGCCGCAAGGAGCGCCGTAATAATCCTGCGAAGCGGCGTCCAGCGCCTGAGCCAGCCAGGGCGCCGTGGCCGGCGCATTCCAGCCTGTGGCGGCGCCTTCGTTGGCATGAAAGATGACTTTGGCGTTATAGGGCGAATCCGCTTCCAGCAGGCTTTTGATTTCCGCTGACGCCGCCACCGCATCGATCAGCGGCGGCAGGCGCAGCGACAGCTTGAAGGCCGTGCGCGGGCGCAACACGTTACCTGCGCTGCTCAGGGGCGGCAGGCCTTCGGCGCCCGTCACGGACAGCGTCGGCCGCCAGGTGCGGTTGAGCAGCGCCTGTTCGGGATTGGTCGTCATGGGCAGCACAAAGCCCGCCTCGGCGCCGCAGCTCCAGGGAAAGCGGCGCCAGACCTCATCGCCCAGAATCTGAGCGGTCGCCTTGACCTGCTCGACGCGGTCGGCCGGGATTTCGCAATGCAGGCTTTGCGGCAGCAGGCGTCCGCTACCGCTGTCCTCCAGACGGTCCAGCAGATGGCGCAGAATGCGAAAACTCGACGGCACCACCCCGCTGGAATCGCCAGAGTGCACGCCCTCGTCGAGCACCTGCACTTCCAGCGTACCCGCCACCATGCCACGCAGGGAGGTGGTCATCCACAACTGATCGTAGTTGCCCGCGCCAGAATCCAGACAGACCACCAAGGCCACATTACCCAGACGTTCGCGCAAGGCATCGACATAGGGCAACAGGTCATAGCTGCCGGACTCCTCACAGGTCTCGACAATGCCCACGCAACGCGGACGCGGCACGCCTTGTTTATCGAGCGCCATGATGGCCGTCAACGAGGCATAGATGGCGTAACCATCATCGGCGCCGCCGCGCCCGTAAAGTTTGCCGTTCTCGTACTTGGGCGTCCAGGGGCCCAGATCGGCGCGCCAGCCAGAGAATTCCGGCTGTTTGTCCAGATGGCCGTAGAGCAGAATCGTATCGCCGTTGTCTTTGCGCGTGGCCGGCGCATCGAAGAAGATGACCGGCGTGCGGCCCGGCAGACGCACGACCTCCAGCGTCAGGCCAGAGACTTTCTGCGCCTCGACCCATTGCGCGGCATCTCGCACCACGCGCTCGATATAGGCATTTTTTTCCCAGTCGGCGTCAAAAGCCGGGCTTTTGGCGGGAATGGCGATGTATTCGGTCAGCGCGGGGATGATTTCCGTATCCCACTTTTCATCGACAAAAGCCTGCAAGGCCTTCGGGTCCAGGGTGGGCGGCAGGGCGTCGTCGGGTACACGGGCGTTCATGAGCGGTTCTCCGGTTGGGAGCGGCGAAAATCCGTATTTTATGCCTCAAATTCCGACTGTGTTTGCGCCCCCGGCCATCGCCGCCCTTTCAGGGTGAGGCTGTCATCGCGCTGTCGTAAGCCACCTGATTCAGCGGCGGGGCAAAAGGCCCCCGATCAAAGCGCGGCGCCGACCCATAGGTAAAGGCGAAATCGCCCTGCGCCCAACGCTCATCGCGCTGAATCTCGCGCGCGTCATCCGGCTGCCGCGCCAACCCCCCGTGCACCCCTGCCGCGGCCCGAAAGACGCCCGAGCCCATGGAAACCAGGGCGTGCTGGCTGGCCTGCATCAGATCACGCGGTCCGCGCCCGGCACTCAGCACAGTCGGGGGGATGCTGGACAGCGTAGTGATGGATGGCATCTCGAGCCCGGCATAGCCCCCGTCACGCGCCTTCTGTTCATTCTGGGTTTGGGCCAACAGGCGCCCGCCCACCATCAGCCGGCCCCCGCGGGCGGCAATATCCGCGGCGGACAAACTAAGATCACCGCCTGCCCGCAAGGACAGCTGCCCGCCTTGCAGGCCGCTGCGCTGCCCCACCAGCGTGTGGTTGTCATGGTAATGGCTGCCGGAGAAGGACAACCCCATCACCGGCGTGGGTTTGAAACCGGTGGCCTGACTCATTTGCACGCCGCCGCGCAGGGACCAACTGCCGCCGCTTTCCTGACTGCGCTGTGTGTCCTGAACGCTCTCGACCCTGACATTACCCGCCACGTCGATGACGGCGCGCCCGCGCGCCTGCGCGCGCGCCCCGCGCAACGTGAGATTTCCTCCCGCCTGGATCTGTAGGTTTTCGGCAAGAATCTGCCCGCGCGTCCATTCGAGCGATATGAGCTCGCTGGTCTTATGCGAACCGTAAAGACCGAGCGTGCCACGCAGGGCGGCGCTTCCCTTGACCACATTGGCGGCCAGTCTCAGCTGCGTGCGCGCTTCGAGCCGATGCGCCTCGGTGTGTGAGCGCAGTTCTTGCCGGGCCGCAGCGAGCGTGATGCCGCCCTTGGCACGCAGGGCGACATCACGGCCTCCGCCAAAACTGACGCCATCAAGCACCAGATCACCTTTGGCCGCCTCAAGGGTCACACTACCGCCAATGCGGCTGGCATTGTCTTCGCGACGACGCTGCGTCTGCTTCGACCAGCCGCCGCCCATATAGGTGCCGATGGAGGTGGACCCCGTATCGCCCATCACGTTTTGCACGACTTCACCCAGCACCTGAGTCGTCATCAGGCCGGGGTCGATCTGACGCCCCTCATGGGATGCCTGGGCGATGCCCAGACCCAAGCGGGAGCTGGAACTCAAGGGCATGAAATCCGAGGCCGAGTACCAACCCAGGCGAAAATGCTGTTCGGACACATCGGTGCGCAGCTCGGTTTCGTAGCGGCTGCTGACGATTTCCCCGGCCCTGATATGCAATTCACCACTGCCAGACTGACCCTCGTCGCGATAACGGTCGGCATTGATATCGGCGCCGCCCACATCGGCCTTGCCTGCTACCTCGATGCGCCCGTCTCCCACATTGAACTGGCCGGTGACATAGGTCCTGCCCTGCGTGGTGGTGTCTATCGACGAGGAAGAAAAGCCCATATTCAACCTGAGACCGGCGCTGACGCCAGGTCCGGTCTGGGTCTTGGTTCCGGCGTCGCTGCCCGCCGAAGCGCTTGCAACATAACCGCCTGAGCCTGCTTCCGCGCTGATCC includes:
- a CDS encoding CMD domain protein, whose protein sequence is MTTPDLVDQLVGLAPGQPLHAVRHQREKVVQATQGSLEALFDPALPGLPLSERLAVAVYACRLTPAPELATYYLAHLKEAGADAALLDTVQQDAPAATPRLAAIFEFTRKLIINPVEGDEAALKTLPEAGLSTPAVVALSQLIAFLSYQVRLVAGLKAIQSLEQSA
- a CDS encoding peroxidase-related enzyme (This protein belongs to a clade of uncharacterized proteins related to peroxidases such as the alkylhydroperoxidase AhpD.) encodes the protein MSTPIKAHGFTNESLEWKAWLDTVRVESATPEQIAVLEESHPKAKTSDYYLFLIHQPEILRQRSTAFNAIMYAPGGLSRAERELGATVVSRINGCVYCASVHAQRFEQLAKRNDVIAEVFDDPRTAGTTERERAIAAFSVKITENPAGLDAKDIRALKEVGLSEGEILDLVHADAIFAWANRLMLNLGEPIFPQS
- a CDS encoding class I SAM-dependent methyltransferase; this translates as MSKTYEIRPDQSVELLKALHILTRDGKMNQDSRRKLKQVYHLFQFIEPLLADVAARRGRVTLADHGAGKSYLGFILYDLYFKKLAGDSHIYGIETRDALVQSSQDLALRAGFTGMSFLNLSVAESIVSPLLPETIDVVTALHACDTATDDAIRFALTKRADHIVLVPCCQAEVAAALRQHKSASLGDAMAELWRHPLHTREFGSQLTNVLRCLQLEAHGYQVSVTELVGWEHSMKNELIIAQHKADRPRRKAAQRLNEMLDRVGLPQLHERFSVPADL
- a CDS encoding lysozyme inhibitor LprI family protein; this translates as MKMLSRAAAPLTAAVLCLASQPALADDCDAPLSEESHQALVCVQTALDRQKSALQARYDALRSKLPGEEASKLDRDQASWASFVEADCEVFTDMAGGENDTWRQTWGEIALNACRVEMMSAREERLGQYQTLVKRRGDQRAAIFMP
- a CDS encoding DUF1415 domain-containing protein yields the protein MILNTPAADAIIDEVRHWVDRAVIGLNLCPFAKAVQVKGQIRYAVSDATDAEGVLPDLEAELQRLADTAPEELDTTLLILPEALHDFYDFNDFEELSERLLKQMNLVGELQVATFHPLFQFAGTEPEDIENYTNRSPYPILHLLREDSIDRAVEAFPDAAEIYEKNIETLRELGHDGWQGLMEDGRGVS
- a CDS encoding M20 family metallopeptidase, with the protein product MNARVPDDALPPTLDPKALQAFVDEKWDTEIIPALTEYIAIPAKSPAFDADWEKNAYIERVVRDAAQWVEAQKVSGLTLEVVRLPGRTPVIFFDAPATRKDNGDTILLYGHLDKQPEFSGWRADLGPWTPKYENGKLYGRGGADDGYAIYASLTAIMALDKQGVPRPRCVGIVETCEESGSYDLLPYVDALRERLGNVALVVCLDSGAGNYDQLWMTTSLRGMVAGTLEVQVLDEGVHSGDSSGVVPSSFRILRHLLDRLEDSGSGRLLPQSLHCEIPADRVEQVKATAQILGDEVWRRFPWSCGAEAGFVLPMTTNPEQALLNRTWRPTLSVTGAEGLPPLSSAGNVLRPRTAFKLSLRLPPLIDAVAASAEIKSLLEADSPYNAKVIFHANEGAATGWNAPATAPWLAQALDAASQDYYGAPCGYIGQGGTIPLMNMLQKGFPKAQFMVCGVLGPKSNAHGPNEFLHVPYGKKLTAAVAQTMAAMPSA